A genomic window from Leptolyngbya sp. BL0902 includes:
- a CDS encoding lysozyme, with protein sequence MSTWIKETDIAIYLMQGGYWISRITKYPSQTNPKEKVVNIASLKAWFTREDYPRAMTVAIGTGAPEPQPMPPPTPQPMASTVATPVSSRINAAGLAIIKAFEGLATTAYPDPGTGGEPWTIGYGHTSAAGDPKVYPGLKITAAQAEEILKRDLLVFERAVTQSVTRTPTSNQFAALVSFTFNVGPNNLRTSTLLKKHNAGDTAGAAEEFLKWVYAGGRVMAGLERRRKAERALYLGQNYQAFL encoded by the coding sequence GTGAGCACCTGGATTAAGGAAACGGACATTGCTATCTATTTAATGCAGGGCGGCTACTGGATTTCTCGCATTACCAAATATCCTTCCCAAACCAACCCAAAGGAAAAGGTGGTCAACATCGCCAGCCTCAAAGCCTGGTTCACCCGTGAAGACTACCCCCGCGCCATGACCGTGGCCATCGGCACCGGAGCCCCAGAGCCCCAGCCCATGCCCCCGCCCACCCCCCAGCCCATGGCCAGCACCGTGGCTACCCCCGTCAGCAGCCGCATCAATGCCGCTGGGTTAGCTATCATCAAAGCCTTTGAGGGCCTTGCGACCACCGCCTACCCCGATCCGGGCACCGGGGGCGAACCCTGGACTATCGGCTACGGCCATACCTCCGCAGCGGGCGACCCCAAGGTCTATCCCGGCCTCAAAATTACCGCCGCCCAAGCCGAAGAAATCCTCAAGCGTGATCTCCTCGTTTTCGAGCGCGCCGTAACTCAGTCCGTGACCCGCACCCCTACCAGCAACCAGTTTGCCGCTCTGGTGTCCTTCACCTTCAACGTCGGGCCAAACAACCTGCGAACCTCCACCCTGCTCAAAAAACACAACGCCGGAGACACCGCTGGAGCCGCCGAGGAATTTCTCAAATGGGTCTACGCGGGGGGCCGAGTCATGGCAGGGCTAGAACGTCGCCGCAAGGCCGAGCGGGCGCTGTATCTGGGGCAAAACTATCAGGCGTTTTTGTAG
- a CDS encoding class I SAM-dependent methyltransferase — MPHHPVLFDVLKDRLRQAPQGQMTFAEFMDLALYDPSGGYYATQVAAIGPQGDFVTSPHLSRDFGELLAVQLAELWHHLSQPEPFTLVEMGAGQGIMAADVLAYLQRQYQDCFAVLDYRIIEKSPVLQHIQSKRLEPWAGRVTWCNWADLAADSVTGCVFSNELVDALPVHQVVWTEAGLQEIYVTWDEASATLKEVIGPLSTPRLADYFDLVGVDWAKGYPVGYRTEAHLAALDWVATVANRLHRGYLLTIDYGYSADRYYSPHRSQGTLQSYYQHTHHNDPYRHLGHQDITAHVNFTALERQGKQSGLTTLGLTQQAMFLMALGLGDRLMDLAQIQSTDPAVVNQAIQRRDQIHQLMNPMGLGNFWVLLQGKNLAPDGAAQPLRGFTIPPLG, encoded by the coding sequence ATGCCCCACCATCCTGTGCTGTTTGATGTGCTGAAAGATCGCCTGCGGCAAGCACCCCAGGGTCAAATGACCTTTGCGGAATTTATGGATTTGGCCCTCTACGATCCCTCTGGGGGGTACTACGCTACCCAGGTTGCCGCCATTGGCCCCCAGGGGGATTTTGTCACCTCGCCCCACCTCAGCCGCGATTTTGGCGAACTGTTGGCGGTGCAGCTCGCGGAACTGTGGCATCACCTCAGCCAACCAGAGCCGTTTACCCTGGTAGAAATGGGGGCCGGGCAGGGCATTATGGCCGCTGATGTGTTGGCCTATTTGCAGCGCCAGTATCAGGATTGTTTTGCGGTTCTAGATTACCGAATTATTGAAAAATCCCCGGTATTGCAGCACATTCAGAGCAAACGGCTAGAACCCTGGGCTGGTCGCGTAACCTGGTGTAACTGGGCCGACTTGGCGGCGGATTCGGTGACGGGCTGTGTGTTTTCTAACGAACTCGTCGATGCCCTGCCCGTCCATCAGGTGGTGTGGACGGAAGCGGGGCTTCAGGAAATCTACGTCACCTGGGATGAAGCCAGCGCCACCCTCAAGGAGGTAATCGGCCCCCTATCCACCCCTCGCCTTGCCGATTACTTTGACCTTGTCGGGGTGGACTGGGCCAAGGGCTATCCTGTGGGCTACCGCACCGAGGCCCACCTGGCGGCCCTAGATTGGGTAGCCACCGTGGCCAATCGCTTGCATCGGGGCTACCTGCTCACCATTGACTACGGCTACTCTGCCGACCGTTACTATAGCCCTCACCGTTCCCAGGGTACGCTGCAAAGCTACTACCAGCACACCCACCACAACGATCCCTACCGCCACCTCGGCCATCAAGACATCACCGCCCACGTCAACTTCACGGCGCTGGAACGCCAGGGAAAACAGAGCGGCCTAACCACCTTGGGCCTGACCCAGCAGGCGATGTTTCTCATGGCGCTGGGCTTGGGAGATCGGCTGATGGATCTGGCCCAAATTCAATCCACCGATCCCGCCGTCGTCAACCAGGCTATCCAGCGGCGCGACCAAATTCACCAACTGATGAACCCCATGGGGCTGGGCAACTTTTGGGTGTTGCTCCAGGGCAAAAACCTGGCCCCAGACGGTGCAGCCCAACCCCTTCGCGGCTTCACCATTCCACCGCTGGGATGA
- a CDS encoding DUF2721 domain-containing protein produces the protein MELTLTTPALLFPAISLLLLAYTNRFLVLAQLIRQLHSSERDYFEAMVQKQIANLRRRIALIRLMQALGVSSFIFCTLSMFSLFVDHLRLAEVLFGSALVLLVASLLVSLYEIAISTKAIEAELADIVAKGR, from the coding sequence ATGGAACTCACCCTCACCACCCCGGCCCTGCTGTTTCCGGCCATTTCCCTGCTGCTGTTGGCCTATACCAACCGCTTTTTGGTGCTGGCCCAACTGATTCGGCAACTCCACAGTTCCGAGCGGGACTATTTTGAGGCGATGGTGCAAAAACAGATCGCTAACCTACGCCGCCGCATTGCCCTGATTCGACTGATGCAGGCGTTGGGGGTCTCCAGCTTTATCTTCTGCACCCTGTCCATGTTTTCGCTGTTTGTAGATCACCTGCGGCTGGCGGAGGTGTTATTTGGGTCGGCCCTGGTGTTGCTGGTGGCCTCGCTATTGGTGTCCCTCTACGAAATTGCCATCAGCACCAAGGCCATTGAGGCAGAACTGGCGGATATTGTGGCCAAGGGGCGCTAG
- a CDS encoding site-specific integrase, with amino-acid sequence MQSLPESAPDMGSTDSLDAAIAKLNERLKAARLGLVVERRGDRLALRGTLPPRPDRSRTKPYQQRIPLGIPATKAGLKQIEQDAKVIAARLIERTFDWADYLPTEAPADPDYQPIEALIAQFQEHWFQRPGEDIAAQAALKSTWTKAYAPYLNKLLAQMNDHPRQSLGQAIVATLEALPRQARSRQVGCTALKAFADFHKISLPVDLETLWGTYSSSKTQRRHLPTDEDILTWHDLIPNPAWRTVYGLMAAYGLRNHEVFFCDRSLLSTNDPEARITVLETTKTGLHDVWPFYPEWVERFELRQGELPPINTDLTTTTLQRVGQQVALQFKRYGVPFSPYDLRHAWAVRTIHFGLPDTVAARMMGHSVAIHTRTYHRWITLRDQRQAVQTALGGRTWSAPE; translated from the coding sequence ATGCAATCCTTACCTGAAAGCGCACCGGATATGGGATCCACAGACAGTCTAGATGCCGCCATTGCCAAGCTGAACGAACGCCTCAAGGCCGCTCGGCTGGGATTAGTGGTGGAGCGTCGGGGGGATCGCCTAGCCCTGCGAGGCACGTTGCCGCCCCGTCCTGACCGTAGCCGCACCAAGCCCTACCAGCAGCGCATTCCCCTGGGCATCCCCGCCACCAAGGCCGGACTCAAGCAAATTGAGCAGGACGCCAAGGTGATCGCCGCTCGACTCATTGAGCGCACCTTTGATTGGGCGGATTACCTGCCCACCGAAGCCCCCGCCGATCCCGACTATCAACCCATCGAAGCCCTAATCGCCCAGTTTCAGGAACACTGGTTCCAGCGTCCGGGGGAGGATATCGCCGCCCAGGCCGCGCTCAAAAGCACCTGGACAAAAGCCTACGCTCCCTACCTAAATAAGCTGCTGGCCCAGATGAACGACCATCCCCGCCAATCCCTCGGACAGGCGATTGTGGCGACCCTAGAAGCCCTGCCCCGACAGGCCCGCAGCCGCCAGGTGGGCTGCACGGCCCTCAAAGCCTTTGCGGATTTTCACAAAATTTCCCTGCCCGTTGACCTGGAAACCCTGTGGGGCACCTACAGCAGCAGCAAGACCCAACGCCGCCACCTACCCACCGATGAGGACATTTTGACCTGGCACGACCTGATCCCCAACCCTGCTTGGCGCACAGTCTACGGACTGATGGCGGCCTACGGACTGCGGAACCATGAAGTGTTCTTTTGCGACCGCAGCCTCCTGTCCACGAACGACCCCGAAGCCCGGATCACCGTCCTCGAAACCACCAAAACCGGACTGCACGATGTCTGGCCCTTCTACCCGGAATGGGTGGAACGCTTTGAACTGCGCCAGGGCGAACTGCCGCCCATCAACACCGACCTCACCACCACGACCCTGCAACGGGTGGGGCAACAGGTGGCCCTCCAGTTCAAACGCTACGGGGTGCCCTTTTCCCCCTACGACCTGCGCCATGCCTGGGCCGTCCGCACCATCCACTTTGGCCTGCCCGACACCGTCGCCGCCCGCATGATGGGCCACTCCGTCGCCATCCACACCCGCACCTACCACCGCTGGATTACCCTCCGCGACCAGCGCCAAGCCGTCCAAACCGCCCTAGGGGGCCGCACCTGGTCGGCTCCTGAGTAA
- the hemH gene encoding ferrochelatase, with translation MGRVGVLLLNLGGPEQLEDVRPFLFNLFADPEIIRLPFPWLQRPLAWLISSSRAQKSQENYQQIGGGSPLRRITEQQADALKAALEAKGEEANIYIGMRYWYPFTEEAVAQIKRDGIERLVVLPLYPQFSISTSGSSFRLLEKIWLEDPSLNRINYTVIPSWYARPGYTGAMADLIAQELDKLENPDQAHIFFSAHGVPVSYVEEAGDPYQREIEHCTELIMRSLNRPNPHTLAYQSRVGPVEWLQPYTEDAIENLAQQGVKDLVVVPISFVSEHIETLQEIDIEYREIAEEAGIHGFHRVPALNTHPQFVNDMAEMVVEALDSPRKLFSDVVQPEKRVKIYPPERSAWGLTPFAEVWNGRLAMVGFLALLLELVSGHGPLHFVGIL, from the coding sequence ATGGGTCGCGTAGGGGTCTTACTGCTAAATTTGGGCGGGCCAGAACAGCTAGAGGATGTTCGTCCCTTTTTGTTCAACCTCTTCGCCGATCCAGAGATTATCCGCCTGCCCTTCCCCTGGTTGCAGCGGCCCCTAGCCTGGCTGATTTCCAGCTCCCGCGCCCAAAAATCCCAGGAAAACTACCAGCAGATTGGCGGTGGTTCCCCCCTGCGCCGCATCACTGAGCAGCAGGCCGACGCCCTCAAAGCCGCGCTGGAAGCCAAGGGCGAAGAGGCCAACATCTACATCGGGATGCGCTACTGGTATCCCTTCACCGAAGAAGCGGTGGCCCAAATCAAGCGCGACGGCATCGAACGCCTGGTGGTGCTGCCCCTGTACCCGCAGTTTTCCATCAGCACTAGCGGTTCCAGCTTCCGCCTGCTAGAAAAAATTTGGCTGGAAGATCCCTCCTTAAATCGAATTAACTACACCGTGATTCCCTCCTGGTACGCCCGACCGGGCTACACCGGAGCCATGGCCGATCTGATCGCCCAGGAACTCGACAAGCTGGAGAACCCCGATCAGGCCCACATTTTCTTTAGCGCCCACGGCGTCCCCGTCAGTTATGTGGAAGAAGCGGGCGACCCCTACCAGCGGGAAATTGAGCACTGCACCGAACTGATCATGCGCTCCCTCAATCGCCCCAACCCCCACACCCTGGCTTACCAAAGCCGGGTTGGCCCGGTGGAATGGCTGCAACCCTATACCGAAGACGCCATCGAAAACCTGGCTCAGCAGGGCGTCAAAGACCTGGTGGTAGTGCCCATTAGCTTTGTCTCCGAGCACATCGAAACCCTGCAAGAAATCGACATCGAATACCGCGAAATTGCCGAAGAAGCGGGCATCCACGGCTTCCATCGGGTGCCCGCCCTCAACACCCATCCCCAGTTCGTCAACGACATGGCGGAAATGGTGGTGGAGGCGCTGGATTCTCCCCGCAAGCTGTTCTCCGATGTGGTGCAGCCGGAAAAACGGGTGAAGATCTACCCCCCCGAACGCTCCGCCTGGGGGCTGACTCCCTTCGCCGAAGTGTGGAACGGTCGTCTAGCCATGGTGGGCTTTTTGGCCCTGCTGCTGGAGCTGGTGAGTGGCCATGGGCCGCTGCATTTCGTCGGCATTCTCTAG
- a CDS encoding agmatinase family protein, whose product MTTSSTSLETFDPSGVGLDNGNLYGLPCTYDDAHIIVFGVPWEVTVSYHEGTAQGPQRILEASPQLDLYDRDNPEAWRQGIFMPPIPQPLQQINLQMREAAHRVIQAMEEGIAIEKHPLLQDTLDQVNHACEQMNGWLYGQASHALDQGKRVGVIGGDHSVPFGYLQALAERYPTFGILHIDAHADLRLAYQGFRYSHASIMNNALTLPQVGTLVQVGIRDLCHDEVALIEQSAGRIVTYYDAVLKENRYQGMTWLAQCEAIVAHLPPQVYVSFDVDGLDPKLCPHTGTPVPGGLELEEVFCLLRQVVRSGRQIIGFDVSEIGDGEWDGNVGARIVYKLCALMGLSSGVES is encoded by the coding sequence ATGACTACCTCATCCACCTCCCTAGAAACCTTCGACCCCAGCGGCGTTGGCCTGGATAACGGCAACCTCTACGGCCTGCCCTGCACCTACGACGATGCCCACATTATTGTGTTTGGCGTGCCCTGGGAAGTCACCGTCTCCTACCACGAAGGCACCGCCCAAGGGCCACAGCGTATCCTCGAAGCCTCGCCCCAGCTTGACCTCTACGACCGGGACAACCCGGAGGCGTGGCGGCAGGGCATCTTCATGCCGCCCATTCCCCAACCGCTTCAGCAGATCAACCTCCAAATGCGGGAAGCCGCCCACCGGGTCATCCAGGCCATGGAAGAGGGCATCGCGATTGAAAAACACCCCCTGCTCCAGGACACCCTCGATCAGGTCAACCACGCCTGCGAGCAAATGAACGGCTGGCTCTACGGCCAAGCCTCCCACGCTTTGGATCAGGGCAAGCGGGTGGGGGTGATTGGCGGCGACCACAGCGTTCCCTTCGGCTATCTGCAAGCCTTGGCGGAGCGCTATCCCACCTTTGGCATCCTCCACATCGACGCCCACGCCGACCTGCGCTTGGCCTACCAGGGCTTTCGCTACTCCCACGCCTCGATCATGAACAACGCCCTCACCCTGCCGCAGGTGGGTACCCTAGTGCAGGTGGGCATCCGCGATCTCTGCCACGACGAAGTGGCCCTGATTGAGCAATCCGCTGGCCGCATCGTCACCTACTACGACGCCGTCCTCAAGGAAAATCGCTACCAGGGCATGACCTGGCTGGCCCAGTGCGAGGCCATCGTGGCTCACCTGCCCCCTCAGGTCTACGTCAGCTTCGATGTGGACGGCCTCGACCCCAAACTTTGCCCACACACAGGCACCCCCGTCCCCGGCGGGCTGGAACTGGAAGAAGTCTTTTGCCTGTTGCGCCAGGTGGTACGCAGCGGTCGGCAGATTATCGGCTTCGATGTCTCAGAAATAGGCGATGGCGAGTGGGACGGCAACGTGGGGGCCAGAATTGTCTACAAACTCTGCGCCCTGATGGGGCTATCTTCCGGGGTGGAAAGCTAG
- a CDS encoding DUF938 domain-containing protein, with product MPYATPLDEADARRHAPATQRNREPILAVLERVLPPTGTVLEISSGTGEHAIFLAPRLAPRQWLPSDPDPLSRQSILAWRSAHPTANLHPPLALDASTAPWPIEAMTEHPTEDLTEHPTENPTVALGVDLAQHPITAIVNINMIHIAPWEACLGLMAGAGRLLPKGGVLYLYGPFKQGGQHTAPSNAAFDDSLQAQNPAWGVRDLETVIAEAEAVGLRCLETVAMPANNLSVVFQA from the coding sequence ATGCCCTACGCCACTCCCCTGGATGAGGCCGATGCCCGCCGCCATGCCCCCGCCACCCAGCGCAACCGCGAGCCCATTTTGGCCGTCCTAGAACGGGTGTTGCCCCCCACGGGCACGGTGCTGGAAATTTCCAGCGGCACCGGAGAGCACGCCATTTTTCTAGCCCCTCGGTTGGCCCCTCGGCAGTGGCTTCCCTCCGATCCAGATCCTCTCTCTCGCCAAAGCATTCTGGCGTGGCGATCCGCTCACCCCACCGCAAACCTGCACCCACCCCTGGCCCTAGACGCCAGCACCGCCCCCTGGCCCATTGAGGCTATGACCGAGCATCCCACCGAGGATCTCACCGAGCATCCCACCGAAAATCCTACCGTGGCCCTAGGGGTGGATTTGGCCCAGCACCCCATCACCGCCATCGTCAACATCAACATGATCCACATCGCCCCCTGGGAAGCCTGCTTGGGGCTGATGGCTGGGGCCGGACGGCTGTTGCCCAAGGGCGGCGTTCTCTATCTCTATGGCCCCTTCAAACAGGGGGGACAACACACCGCCCCCAGCAACGCCGCCTTTGACGACAGCCTCCAGGCCCAAAACCCGGCCTGGGGCGTACGCGATCTAGAAACGGTCATCGCCGAGGCCGAAGCCGTGGGCCTGCGCTGCCTCGAAACCGTGGCCATGCCCGCCAACAACCTCTCAGTGGTGTTTCAGGCTTAG
- a CDS encoding YciI family protein — protein MAKYVLWGSYCENALEKRTPYREAHLQGLQAQKDRGILVALGPTTDNRKVFGIYEADDEATVRQLIEADPYWQNGIWTDYEIHPWNQVF, from the coding sequence ATGGCCAAGTACGTCCTCTGGGGCAGCTATTGCGAAAACGCCCTAGAAAAGCGCACCCCCTACCGCGAGGCCCATCTACAGGGGCTTCAGGCCCAAAAGGATCGGGGTATTCTGGTGGCTCTGGGGCCAACCACCGATAACCGCAAGGTGTTTGGCATCTACGAAGCCGACGACGAAGCCACCGTGCGCCAACTGATCGAAGCCGATCCATACTGGCAAAATGGCATCTGGACAGACTACGAAATTCACCCCTGGAACCAGGTATTTTAG
- a CDS encoding proton extrusion protein PcxA: MQTPGFFRNAQQWFFRTPERALNQAYEAAQMIEAIEREYFGGNPISARYGNYGDSAMDYFQAELKKYLNLIKVRMAEFRTSRTVIRASDPRVMEVDISPSEADEMAVNVVDRQAVLFRKLRLIDAVLARYASLDDSPARVITLTEGANGSLAAAQSTQVLRAKAEQSQDQANASKDNREGLSERVNVLPRSILRTVDRIRQDLDPNAEEEVMREFRTSKGRTTAAIRFLLLLIIVPLLTHQFTKTFLVGSVVDHFRQGRQADVFLNIEMEEEALHELQRFEERLRFEVLIGKAPPLSELNIERQVREKATEIEEEYRQTSANAIKNIFADLAAVAAFMLLLITRKQDVANLKAFMDEMIYGLSDSAKAFIIILFTDIFVGFHSPHGWEVLLEGFSRHFGFPANREFIFLFIATFPVVLNTVFKYWIFRYLNRISPSAVATYKNMNE; encoded by the coding sequence ATGCAGACCCCAGGCTTTTTTCGCAATGCCCAGCAGTGGTTTTTTCGTACCCCAGAACGAGCCCTGAATCAAGCCTACGAAGCGGCGCAGATGATCGAGGCGATTGAGCGGGAATACTTTGGCGGCAACCCCATCTCTGCCCGCTACGGCAACTATGGCGACAGCGCCATGGACTATTTTCAGGCCGAGTTAAAAAAGTATCTCAACTTAATTAAGGTGCGAATGGCGGAGTTTCGCACCAGCCGCACGGTGATCCGGGCATCCGACCCGCGTGTGATGGAGGTGGATATATCGCCCTCCGAGGCCGACGAAATGGCCGTGAATGTGGTGGATCGGCAGGCCGTATTGTTTCGCAAGCTGCGACTGATTGATGCAGTGCTGGCCCGCTATGCCAGCCTAGACGATTCCCCCGCACGGGTGATTACCCTCACGGAGGGAGCCAACGGGAGCCTTGCTGCTGCCCAGTCTACCCAAGTGCTGCGGGCCAAGGCAGAACAGTCTCAGGATCAAGCCAACGCCTCTAAGGACAACCGAGAAGGGCTTTCCGAGCGAGTGAACGTGCTGCCCCGATCCATTCTGCGGACGGTGGATCGAATTCGGCAGGATCTAGACCCCAACGCCGAAGAGGAGGTGATGAGGGAGTTTCGCACCTCCAAGGGGCGCACCACCGCCGCCATTCGCTTTTTGCTGCTGCTAATTATTGTGCCCCTGCTGACCCACCAATTCACCAAAACTTTCCTGGTGGGGTCAGTGGTCGATCACTTTCGCCAAGGCCGCCAAGCAGACGTTTTTCTCAATATTGAAATGGAGGAAGAAGCCCTCCACGAGCTGCAACGCTTTGAAGAACGGCTGCGGTTTGAGGTACTCATTGGCAAGGCTCCTCCCCTTTCGGAGTTGAATATTGAGCGCCAGGTACGAGAAAAAGCCACAGAAATTGAAGAAGAATACCGCCAAACCAGTGCCAATGCCATCAAAAATATCTTTGCCGACCTAGCAGCGGTTGCGGCTTTTATGCTGCTATTGATCACCCGCAAACAGGATGTCGCTAATCTGAAAGCCTTCATGGATGAAATGATCTACGGCCTCAGCGATAGCGCCAAAGCCTTCATCATCATCCTGTTTACGGATATCTTCGTCGGATTTCACTCCCCCCACGGCTGGGAAGTGTTGCTAGAAGGGTTTTCTCGACACTTTGGCTTTCCGGCCAATCGAGAGTTTATCTTCCTGTTTATCGCCACTTTCCCGGTGGTGCTCAATACGGTCTTCAAATACTGGATTTTCCGCTACCTCAACCGCATTTCTCCCTCAGCGGTAGCCACCTACAAGAACATGAACGAATAG
- the hpxO gene encoding FAD-dependent urate hydroxylase HpxO, which yields MYKLKVVIVGAGIGGLTTGIAMKQAGYQVEVYDRVTELRPAGAGISLWSNGVKVLNRLGLGERLAAIGGEMNAMEYRSHTDEQLSYVDLHPLFEQVGQRPYPVARADLQAMLLEKFGPENVHLGMPCVAVEQDDQSATAIFENGHRATGDLVIGADGVHSAVRAYVLGRSVSRRYARYVNWNGLVPAEAALCAQDRWVIYVGESKRASMMPVGGDRFYFFFGAPMVEGTQVDPAHRRDELADIFKGWPTAVQHLIEAIDPHSTNRLEIGDIDPLERLVRGRIALLGDSAHATTPTLGQGGCQAIEGAEVLTRYLLTTNISVSDALNRYEKARKDRTAELVLKARKRSSVIYGHEPSATQQWYRDLKQEPPESVINALAKVILTGPLG from the coding sequence ATGTACAAGTTGAAAGTGGTGATTGTGGGAGCCGGAATCGGCGGATTAACCACGGGGATCGCCATGAAGCAGGCGGGCTACCAGGTTGAGGTCTACGACCGGGTGACGGAACTGCGTCCGGCGGGGGCAGGCATTTCCCTCTGGTCAAACGGGGTGAAGGTGCTGAATCGCCTGGGGCTAGGGGAAAGGCTGGCGGCCATCGGCGGCGAGATGAACGCCATGGAATATCGCAGCCACACCGACGAACAACTGAGCTACGTCGATCTCCATCCCCTATTTGAGCAGGTGGGACAGCGGCCCTACCCCGTAGCCAGGGCCGATCTGCAAGCCATGCTGCTGGAGAAATTTGGCCCCGAAAATGTCCATCTGGGGATGCCCTGCGTGGCGGTGGAGCAGGATGACCAGTCCGCCACCGCCATTTTTGAAAACGGCCACCGCGCCACCGGAGATCTGGTGATTGGGGCCGATGGCGTCCATTCTGCTGTGCGGGCCTACGTGCTGGGGCGGTCGGTGTCCCGTCGCTATGCCCGCTACGTCAACTGGAACGGTCTCGTCCCTGCCGAAGCCGCCCTCTGCGCCCAGGATCGTTGGGTGATCTACGTGGGCGAAAGCAAGCGGGCTTCCATGATGCCCGTGGGCGGCGACCGCTTCTATTTCTTCTTTGGCGCACCCATGGTGGAGGGCACCCAGGTAGACCCGGCTCACCGCCGCGATGAACTGGCGGACATCTTCAAAGGGTGGCCCACCGCCGTGCAGCATCTGATTGAGGCCATTGACCCCCACAGCACCAATCGCCTCGAAATTGGCGACATTGACCCCCTAGAACGTCTAGTGCGCGGGCGCATTGCCCTGCTGGGAGATTCGGCCCACGCCACCACGCCCACCCTCGGCCAGGGCGGTTGCCAAGCTATCGAAGGAGCCGAGGTGCTCACCCGCTACCTACTCACCACCAACATCAGCGTGTCCGATGCCCTCAACCGCTACGAAAAAGCCCGCAAAGACCGCACCGCCGAACTGGTGCTGAAGGCCCGCAAACGCAGCAGCGTCATCTATGGTCACGAGCCTTCTGCTACCCAGCAGTGGTACCGCGACCTCAAGCAAGAGCCCCCCGAATCGGTGATCAACGCTTTGGCTAAGGTCATCCTCACCGGGCCGTTGGGCTAG
- a CDS encoding GNAT family N-acetyltransferase, which yields MPPALRLATAADIPALASLYRETVLTHAPQHYSPAQTQAWAAFGADTPSFCRFILEATTYVAESDGFVADQPVVNADQPLMLGFGGLAIDGHITALYVRHDCLGQGVGSHLLTALLEKARQDRIPRLYAEASAFSLGLFQKFGFRHTATDRVERGGVTFDRHLVIFP from the coding sequence ATGCCCCCAGCCCTTCGCCTTGCCACTGCCGCCGACATTCCCGCCCTCGCCAGCCTCTATCGCGAAACGGTGCTGACCCACGCCCCCCAGCACTACAGCCCTGCCCAAACCCAAGCCTGGGCTGCTTTTGGGGCCGATACACCGTCGTTCTGCCGTTTCATCCTGGAGGCCACCACCTACGTTGCCGAATCCGATGGGTTTGTTGCTGATCAACCCGTCGTCAATGCAGACCAACCGCTGATGCTTGGCTTTGGCGGACTGGCTATCGATGGCCACATCACCGCCCTCTACGTGCGCCACGATTGCCTCGGTCAGGGAGTTGGATCACACCTGCTGACCGCCCTGCTCGAAAAAGCCCGCCAAGACAGGATCCCCCGCCTCTATGCCGAAGCCAGCGCCTTTAGTCTGGGGCTGTTTCAAAAGTTTGGCTTCCGCCACACGGCCACCGACCGAGTTGAGCGGGGTGGGGTGACGTTTGATCGTCATTTGGTCATCTTTCCCTAG
- a CDS encoding DUF4129 domain-containing protein, giving the protein MPPDLSHCTHSFSWQIRQTVQRTGEWFDYQFSRINIDGPGIQSWDWLEPLARGLFWLMVAGLALWLAWLLYQGGMAYLNRPKIPGAMTTQAIREEALKQAAYWWKEAQRLAQAGDYAAACKALYMAGLARLNDTETVPYRSSRTDGEYLACLEPPNRPYELLIRTHERLTFGDGQATEETYQRCRRAYQEIAQS; this is encoded by the coding sequence ATGCCCCCGGATTTGTCCCACTGTACCCACTCTTTCTCTTGGCAAATTCGCCAAACCGTTCAGCGCACGGGGGAATGGTTTGACTATCAATTTTCGCGCATTAATATCGATGGCCCAGGAATCCAAAGTTGGGATTGGCTGGAACCCTTGGCGCGAGGGCTGTTTTGGCTGATGGTGGCGGGGCTGGCGCTGTGGCTGGCGTGGTTGCTGTATCAAGGGGGGATGGCCTACCTGAATCGTCCCAAAATTCCGGGCGCGATGACAACCCAGGCGATTCGCGAAGAAGCCCTGAAGCAGGCGGCCTACTGGTGGAAAGAGGCGCAGAGATTGGCCCAGGCGGGGGATTATGCGGCGGCTTGTAAGGCGCTTTATATGGCGGGTTTGGCCAGACTCAACGATACCGAAACCGTGCCCTATCGCTCCAGCCGCACCGATGGGGAATACCTGGCCTGCCTGGAACCCCCGAACCGCCCCTATGAACTGCTGATTCGCACCCACGAACGCCTTACCTTTGGCGATGGCCAAGCCACGGAGGAAACCTATCAGCGCTGCCGTCGCGCCTACCAGGAGATTGCCCAATCGTGA